Proteins found in one Corynebacterium canis genomic segment:
- the glf gene encoding UDP-galactopyranose mutase yields MTEQKYDLIVVGSGLFGLTVAERTASQLGKRVLIVERRHHLGGNAYSEAEPTTGIEVHQYGAHLFHTSNQRVWEYVRQFTEFTGYQHRVFAMHKGTAYQFPMGLGLINQFFGKYYSPDEARELIRQQTDGLDPAAATNLEEKAISLIGRPLYEAFVRDYTAKQWQTDPKELPAGNITRLPVRYTFDNRYFNDTYEGLPVDGYAAWLERMADHKLIEVRLNTDWFEVRDQLRAENPDAPVVYTGPLDRYFDYSEGTLGWRTLDFETEVLDTGDFQGTSVMNYNDADVPYTRIHEFRHFHPERADRYPADKTVIMKEYSRFAEAEDEPYYPINTPADRDMLLRYRELADQETAERKVYFGGRLGTYQYLDMHMAIASALNMFDNKLVDALR; encoded by the coding sequence ATGACCGAACAAAAATATGACCTCATCGTGGTAGGTTCCGGGCTCTTCGGCCTCACCGTGGCGGAACGTACAGCCAGCCAACTAGGCAAGCGCGTACTCATCGTGGAAAGGCGCCACCACCTCGGCGGAAACGCCTACTCCGAGGCAGAGCCGACCACCGGGATCGAAGTCCACCAATACGGCGCGCACCTGTTCCACACATCCAACCAGCGGGTTTGGGAGTATGTTCGGCAATTTACGGAATTCACCGGGTACCAGCACCGCGTGTTCGCCATGCACAAGGGCACCGCATACCAATTCCCGATGGGGCTGGGGCTTATTAACCAATTCTTTGGAAAGTATTACAGTCCCGACGAAGCCCGCGAGCTAATCCGCCAGCAAACCGACGGCCTCGACCCCGCCGCCGCCACCAACCTCGAAGAAAAAGCCATCTCCCTGATCGGCCGCCCCCTGTACGAGGCGTTCGTGCGCGACTACACCGCAAAGCAGTGGCAGACCGACCCGAAGGAACTCCCCGCCGGAAACATCACCCGGCTGCCCGTCCGCTACACCTTTGATAACCGCTACTTCAACGACACCTACGAAGGCCTTCCCGTGGACGGATACGCGGCGTGGCTCGAACGCATGGCCGATCATAAGCTTATTGAGGTGCGGCTGAACACCGACTGGTTCGAGGTCCGCGACCAGCTCCGCGCCGAAAACCCCGACGCCCCCGTCGTGTACACAGGCCCGCTCGACCGCTACTTCGACTACTCCGAAGGCACGCTCGGCTGGCGCACCCTCGACTTTGAAACCGAAGTGCTGGACACGGGCGACTTCCAAGGCACCTCCGTGATGAACTACAACGACGCCGACGTGCCCTACACCCGCATCCACGAATTCCGGCATTTCCACCCAGAACGCGCCGACCGGTACCCCGCCGACAAGACCGTGATTATGAAGGAATACAGCCGCTTCGCCGAGGCCGAGGACGAACCCTACTACCCGATCAATACCCCGGCCGACCGCGATATGCTCCTGCGTTACCGCGAGCTGGCCGATCAGGAAACAGCCGAACGCAAGGTGTACTTCGGCGGCAGGCTGGGCACCTACCAATACCTAGACATGCACATGGCCATCGCCTCCGCGCTCAATATGTTTGACAATAAGCTTGTCGACGCCCTGCGCTAG
- a CDS encoding N-acetylmuramoyl-L-alanine amidase has translation MPQRRRLHAGSQRPVLAAVLAITLIASAALGIGGIQKTQNAGLDPIAASLTTTSFDGGENVVVEDSAITAQGEEPGPRNVKEFSRDEPFSLFALSWQGQRDLAAFFRAQREDGSWGPWYDADPLNEEVTDRTGTEPIFLEPTHKVQVAVHGVQDAAGIDAVFIDGRAEQGGIALAADTDGMPNVVSRAGWRADESIRCGSPTYDDETNAITIHHTAGSNNYTQAEAAGIVRGIYQYHAQQLGWCDIGYHSLVDKYGTIYEGRSGGLTKPVQGAHAGGFNENTWAISMLGNYEEVEPTDTMLKAVGELAGWRAKVGDFDPTGHDVHYSEGTSFSKYAYGQEVRLPSIFAHRDVGTTACPGKYAYAKMDSIRATAKRKYDSIRSGATPTTTAQATTTNAAAPAAEQASTAPLANATIGTLLAAGIGMLSSEGRLPETTTKVGNVDVIEGLQLKDIPAVVNAVISDEKFTEVLRKVTDAVGPILGQPRGGVHTATPVGERNSAVEYVPFDNGMIVSSPEAGTHALWGKIGDAWAAQGFDSGPLGLPLTEEYLAGDLIRADFQGGYITFNPADGHVEIHTF, from the coding sequence ATGCCACAGCGCCGCCGCTTACATGCGGGCTCTCAGCGTCCGGTCCTCGCCGCCGTGCTTGCGATTACCCTGATCGCATCCGCAGCATTGGGCATCGGAGGCATCCAAAAGACCCAGAACGCGGGTCTTGACCCAATCGCCGCCTCCCTAACTACCACCAGCTTCGACGGTGGCGAAAACGTGGTTGTTGAGGATTCCGCCATCACCGCGCAGGGCGAAGAACCCGGCCCGCGCAATGTAAAGGAATTCTCCCGCGATGAACCTTTCTCACTGTTCGCCCTGTCCTGGCAAGGGCAGCGCGACCTCGCCGCGTTCTTCCGCGCCCAGCGCGAGGACGGCTCTTGGGGCCCGTGGTACGACGCCGACCCCCTCAACGAAGAGGTAACCGACCGCACCGGCACCGAACCTATTTTCCTGGAGCCCACCCACAAGGTGCAGGTCGCCGTACACGGTGTGCAGGACGCCGCCGGCATTGACGCAGTGTTTATCGACGGCCGCGCCGAGCAAGGTGGCATCGCCCTCGCCGCCGACACCGACGGCATGCCCAATGTGGTTTCCCGCGCCGGCTGGCGGGCCGACGAATCCATTCGTTGCGGTTCGCCGACCTACGATGATGAAACCAATGCCATCACCATCCACCACACCGCTGGTTCGAACAACTATACGCAGGCCGAGGCGGCCGGTATCGTGCGCGGCATCTACCAGTACCACGCCCAGCAATTGGGCTGGTGCGATATCGGATACCACTCTCTGGTGGACAAGTACGGCACCATTTACGAGGGCCGCTCGGGCGGCTTAACCAAGCCGGTCCAGGGCGCCCACGCGGGCGGCTTCAACGAGAACACTTGGGCGATCTCCATGCTCGGCAATTACGAGGAAGTGGAACCCACAGACACCATGCTGAAGGCAGTCGGCGAGCTTGCGGGTTGGCGCGCCAAGGTTGGCGATTTCGACCCCACCGGCCATGACGTGCACTATTCCGAGGGCACCAGCTTTTCCAAATATGCCTACGGGCAGGAGGTGAGGCTGCCGAGTATCTTCGCCCACCGCGACGTCGGCACCACGGCGTGCCCCGGCAAGTACGCCTACGCGAAGATGGATTCGATCCGCGCCACGGCTAAGCGGAAGTACGATTCCATCCGCAGCGGAGCGACCCCAACCACCACTGCGCAGGCGACGACCACGAACGCTGCGGCACCTGCGGCCGAACAGGCTTCCACCGCCCCGCTGGCCAATGCTACGATCGGCACGCTCCTTGCCGCGGGCATCGGCATGCTTTCCTCGGAGGGCCGCCTTCCGGAAACCACGACCAAGGTTGGCAACGTCGATGTCATCGAGGGTCTGCAGCTCAAGGACATTCCCGCCGTGGTAAATGCGGTGATTTCGGACGAAAAGTTCACGGAGGTGTTGCGCAAGGTTACGGATGCCGTGGGCCCGATCCTCGGCCAGCCGCGCGGCGGTGTGCACACGGCGACCCCGGTCGGCGAGCGTAATTCCGCGGTGGAGTACGTCCCCTTCGATAACGGCATGATCGTCTCCTCCCCGGAGGCCGGCACTCACGCCCTATGGGGAAAGATTGGCGACGCCTGGGCAGCACAAGGTTTCGATTCCGGCCCGCTGGGATTGCCGCTCACCGAGGAGTACCTCGCCGGTGACCTAATCCGTGCGGATTTCCAGGGCGGCTACATCACCTTTAACCCTGCGGACGGCCACGTGGAGATCCATACCTTCTAG
- a CDS encoding IS1634 family transposase, with the protein MSVQVVRKVRGRTVVLSHVGTAHDDLTLHALIDKAEEFMGLDAQMSLDIGIDVPVRARPSMVDISNYLESASDKQLELLVERGADSTVLRDPPRAQRAPVAESNFPASPRVISSPARLIWDVLAMVYQQLGFASLHDEAFMSTVIARVVKPTSKAQVPEVLASMGRCAPHENTIYNALKRCHERDYKKIISAKCHEYVRTNHQVTMVLYDVTTLYFETSKEDELRKIGMSKERRVDPQIVVGLITDNLGFPLHVDFFHGKTAETTTLIPMLEAYRNAHDLESLTVVADAAMLSATNLDELDAAGINYIVADRLKKAPHAVTISDDDMAAWSKKTDTYEIVETTKTMGKAGNAVTRRVVVGFSPKRYKYDTFTLQKQKEKAQATVAGKAATRLPRFVSRNKDTLRINESAFDKALALAGWKGYVTNLDKDQVAGSEVISLYHELHHIENAFRMAKTDLQARPIFHRTEDAIQAHLTIVLAALAMSKHIYLTCQITTPKLVATLSQYRHALVETGKHRYEIPPQLTPEIEEKINQLKNFKPGD; encoded by the coding sequence GTGAGTGTTCAAGTTGTGCGCAAAGTCCGTGGCCGCACCGTTGTGTTGTCCCATGTGGGTACTGCTCATGATGATCTGACTTTGCATGCGTTAATTGACAAGGCAGAGGAATTTATGGGTTTAGACGCACAGATGAGTCTGGATATCGGCATTGATGTGCCAGTTCGTGCGCGTCCATCGATGGTGGATATCTCTAACTACCTGGAATCGGCCTCGGACAAGCAACTCGAGCTGTTAGTTGAACGCGGTGCTGATTCGACGGTTCTCCGCGATCCGCCCCGCGCTCAACGCGCGCCTGTGGCTGAGTCTAATTTTCCGGCCTCGCCACGGGTGATTTCATCTCCGGCCAGGTTGATCTGGGATGTGCTAGCCATGGTTTACCAACAGCTTGGCTTTGCCTCGTTACATGATGAAGCGTTTATGTCCACGGTGATAGCACGTGTGGTTAAACCCACCTCGAAGGCTCAGGTGCCTGAGGTTTTAGCGAGTATGGGCAGATGTGCGCCGCATGAAAACACCATCTACAACGCACTCAAGCGATGCCACGAACGCGACTATAAAAAGATAATTTCGGCCAAATGTCACGAGTATGTGCGCACCAATCATCAGGTAACCATGGTGCTGTACGACGTGACTACTTTGTATTTTGAAACCTCAAAAGAAGACGAGCTGCGTAAGATCGGGATGAGCAAAGAGCGTCGCGTTGATCCTCAAATCGTCGTGGGGTTGATTACTGATAATCTGGGATTTCCACTGCATGTGGACTTTTTTCATGGCAAGACTGCGGAAACCACCACGCTGATCCCGATGCTTGAGGCCTATCGCAATGCCCACGATTTGGAATCATTGACAGTAGTTGCTGATGCCGCGATGCTATCGGCAACTAATCTTGATGAGCTTGATGCTGCAGGGATTAACTACATCGTGGCCGACCGGCTAAAAAAAGCCCCTCACGCGGTGACTATCTCCGATGATGACATGGCGGCGTGGTCGAAGAAAACGGACACATACGAAATTGTCGAAACCACCAAAACTATGGGCAAAGCAGGCAATGCGGTCACTCGCCGAGTGGTAGTAGGTTTTAGTCCAAAGCGCTACAAGTACGACACGTTCACGCTACAAAAACAAAAAGAAAAAGCTCAAGCAACCGTCGCAGGCAAGGCAGCTACTCGGTTGCCACGGTTTGTATCAAGGAACAAAGACACGCTGAGGATCAACGAGAGTGCGTTCGATAAGGCGCTCGCTCTTGCCGGATGGAAAGGCTACGTTACCAACCTGGATAAAGACCAAGTCGCAGGTAGTGAGGTAATTAGTCTCTACCACGAGCTCCACCACATTGAAAACGCGTTCCGGATGGCGAAAACAGACTTGCAAGCCCGGCCAATTTTTCATCGCACTGAAGATGCCATCCAAGCGCATCTCACCATCGTGCTGGCTGCTTTAGCAATGTCAAAACACATTTACCTCACCTGCCAGATAACCACTCCGAAACTTGTCGCGACCCTCAGTCAGTACCGACACGCACTCGTCGAAACCGGCAAGCACCGATACGAAATCCCACCCCAGCTCACACCCGAAATCGAAGAAAAAATCAACCAGCTAAAAAACTTCAAACCGGGGGACTAG
- a CDS encoding HNH endonuclease signature motif containing protein: MSDARPDVGFLVHNDGNTLGGQEIAHNRDFLAAYLAVTKDVIWEDTNLRRLVRKLALQSAHYSEACMTNIVCGCWLLHAWLPRLKELGLTWGLLDYRMLRTLANHLAAIPDDEDCAEIWEQMDIFLVECLSPTVPNQALPTARWLGNKIRDELVRLGLYDDFKDPNSGRVDFDSPEAPYGVEVLHTSDPSVSVLQVTLATEDAHEARQTIAADAKSEKVPQERVVMNRLCGTLSAREKARQVRIFGVGELTPADHVELVYADGTGQLTINQRRKLMRANSFRYRSIDSVATECFDEHDPTLDQMLLVMLRDGTCRFPGCNVEARFCDTDHIINWEMGGLTTLPNLQCLCRRHHNFKTDRNVMARSDVFGVVTWKLDNLEVTTVPNGPLAGQVKGLESGITGRHDHPTRDEAYS, encoded by the coding sequence ATGTCAGACGCAAGGCCCGATGTGGGCTTTTTGGTACACAATGACGGAAACACTCTGGGTGGCCAGGAAATCGCGCACAATAGGGATTTCTTGGCGGCGTATTTGGCGGTGACCAAAGATGTGATTTGGGAAGATACAAACTTACGGCGGCTCGTGCGGAAGCTGGCATTGCAATCGGCGCACTATTCGGAAGCGTGCATGACTAATATTGTGTGCGGCTGCTGGCTGCTGCACGCGTGGCTACCGAGATTAAAGGAACTGGGGCTGACATGGGGGCTGCTGGATTATCGGATGCTGCGGACGCTCGCGAATCACCTGGCTGCCATTCCGGACGATGAAGATTGCGCCGAAATCTGGGAGCAGATGGATATCTTCCTAGTGGAGTGTTTATCGCCCACGGTGCCGAATCAAGCCTTGCCTACCGCGCGGTGGTTGGGCAATAAAATCCGCGATGAACTGGTGCGACTCGGGTTGTACGATGATTTCAAGGACCCCAATAGCGGGCGCGTGGACTTCGATTCGCCCGAGGCGCCCTATGGGGTGGAAGTGTTGCACACCAGCGACCCTTCGGTGAGTGTGCTGCAGGTGACCTTGGCTACCGAGGATGCTCATGAGGCTAGGCAGACTATCGCGGCGGACGCGAAATCTGAAAAGGTCCCTCAAGAACGGGTGGTAATGAATCGGTTGTGTGGCACGCTTTCGGCGCGGGAGAAGGCGCGGCAAGTCCGGATCTTCGGGGTCGGGGAGCTCACGCCCGCGGATCACGTCGAGCTGGTGTACGCGGATGGAACCGGGCAGCTCACCATCAACCAGCGGCGAAAGTTGATGCGGGCCAATTCCTTCCGCTACCGCAGCATTGACTCCGTAGCCACCGAATGCTTCGATGAGCATGATCCGACGCTGGACCAAATGCTGCTCGTGATGTTGCGGGACGGAACCTGCAGGTTCCCCGGATGCAATGTGGAGGCCCGCTTCTGCGATACCGACCACATTATTAATTGGGAGATGGGCGGATTGACCACCCTGCCGAACCTGCAATGTCTGTGTCGGCGACACCACAACTTTAAAACCGACAGAAACGTGATGGCGCGCAGCGATGTGTTTGGTGTGGTGACCTGGAAACTAGACAACCTGGAAGTAACCACCGTGCCGAACGGTCCGCTTGCGGGGCAGGTCAAAGGTCTGGAAAGCGGGATTACCGGCCGCCACGACCATCCCACCCGGGACGAGGCCTACTCCTGA
- a CDS encoding HAD family hydrolase, whose product MNISTNEPPLLVASDIDGTLIDDTERIPKSVREAIIRMTRAGTVMALATGRPARWLRPVLDQLTVRPVCVCTNGAVIYDSARDQILQQHALRPDVMRRIIDAARLVTEVGVAVERCGESAFAPEEELFVVAPSYVHVWDADEYGHADEAEVISKPAVKLLLRNDSLSAPELYALIKPLVPASMAHITYSMNEGLLEVSAPGINKATGVGELANYIGVSAREVLCFGDMPNDLEMLQWAGHGVAMANAHPKLKAVADEVCGSNNDGGIADVLSRWF is encoded by the coding sequence GTGAATATTTCAACCAATGAGCCCCCGCTGCTGGTGGCCAGCGATATTGATGGCACGCTGATCGATGACACCGAGCGCATACCCAAATCCGTGCGGGAGGCCATTATTCGCATGACCCGCGCGGGCACCGTGATGGCGCTTGCTACGGGCCGTCCCGCGCGCTGGCTGCGGCCGGTGCTTGATCAGCTCACCGTGCGTCCGGTGTGCGTGTGCACCAATGGCGCCGTGATTTATGATTCCGCCCGTGACCAGATCCTCCAGCAGCACGCCCTGCGCCCCGACGTCATGCGGCGGATTATCGACGCCGCGCGCTTAGTCACCGAGGTTGGCGTCGCCGTCGAACGCTGCGGCGAATCCGCCTTTGCCCCGGAGGAAGAGCTCTTCGTGGTGGCCCCCTCCTATGTCCACGTGTGGGACGCCGACGAATACGGCCACGCCGATGAGGCCGAGGTGATCAGCAAACCGGCCGTGAAACTCCTGCTGCGAAACGATTCCCTGAGCGCGCCCGAATTGTATGCGCTGATCAAACCCCTGGTTCCGGCCAGTATGGCCCATATCACCTATTCCATGAACGAGGGCCTGCTGGAGGTTTCCGCACCCGGCATTAATAAGGCCACCGGCGTCGGGGAATTGGCCAATTACATCGGGGTTTCCGCGCGGGAAGTATTGTGCTTTGGCGATATGCCCAATGACCTAGAGATGTTGCAATGGGCGGGGCACGGCGTCGCCATGGCGAATGCTCACCCAAAGTTAAAGGCCGTTGCCGATGAGGTGTGCGGTTCCAATAATGACGGCGGCATTGCGGATGTGCTGAGCCGCTGGTTCTAG
- a CDS encoding lysophospholipid acyltransferase family protein, whose amino-acid sequence MHPWLILARLRGIRVTVTGAEHIPTYGGAVLAANHSGYLDFAFVPARGVRFLAKEELFRIPVLAQVLRWLHYIPVDRSAGHPAYLRAVSEAQAGHLIGVFPEGTISSDCQLLNFKSGAVRIAAEAGVPLIPVAIWGSHRIWTKGSRRQRCGVVRIHVGEPLDPECGTEGLRSTIAAMLAELSSKENA is encoded by the coding sequence GTGCATCCTTGGCTAATTCTCGCTCGGCTCCGTGGCATTCGCGTCACTGTCACGGGGGCTGAACACATTCCAACCTACGGCGGTGCAGTGTTGGCGGCGAACCATTCGGGTTATCTGGACTTCGCTTTCGTCCCAGCTCGGGGCGTCCGGTTTCTAGCAAAGGAAGAGCTGTTTCGCATCCCTGTGCTAGCGCAGGTTTTGCGCTGGTTGCATTACATCCCCGTGGACCGCTCCGCCGGGCACCCCGCCTACCTGCGGGCGGTATCGGAGGCGCAGGCGGGGCACCTGATCGGCGTGTTCCCGGAGGGGACCATTTCTTCGGATTGCCAGCTGCTGAACTTTAAGTCCGGCGCCGTGCGCATCGCGGCGGAGGCGGGGGTGCCACTGATCCCCGTGGCGATCTGGGGTTCGCACCGTATCTGGACCAAGGGCTCCAGGCGGCAGCGCTGCGGCGTGGTGCGCATTCATGTGGGGGAGCCGCTTGACCCGGAGTGTGGCACCGAGGGGCTGCGCAGTACTATCGCCGCTATGCTCGCTGAATTGTCGTCGAAGGAAAACGCGTGA
- the serS gene encoding serine--tRNA ligase — MIDLKFLRDHPETVRASQVTRGEDPALVDQLIAADERRREAIAAADSLRAEQKAFGKKIGQASPEERPALLAGSNELKAKVKEAEAAQKAAAEEVDRLQMLLSNVVEGAPAGGEDDFVVLEHVGEPRSFDFEPKDHLALGESLGLIDMERGAKVSGARFYFLTGYGALLQLAMLNLAAQKAVANGFQLMVPPVLVRPEVMSGTGFLGAHSDEIYYLPQDDLYLVGTSEVALAGYHQGEIIDLSAGPKRYAGWSSCFRREAGSHGKDTRGILRVHQFDKVEMFTWCKPEEAAAEHQRLLNMERDMLAAVEVPYRIIDVAGGDLGASAARKFDTEAWVPTQGTYRELTSTSNCTTFQARRLQVRYRDDAGRTQTCATLNGTLATTRWLVAILENNQQADGSVLVPKALQPFLGREVLEPVK, encoded by the coding sequence GTGATTGATCTCAAATTCCTTCGTGACCACCCAGAAACCGTTCGCGCCTCGCAGGTCACCCGAGGCGAAGACCCCGCCTTAGTAGATCAACTCATCGCAGCCGATGAGCGACGCCGCGAGGCGATCGCGGCGGCGGATTCCCTGCGGGCGGAACAGAAGGCATTTGGCAAAAAGATCGGTCAAGCGTCGCCGGAGGAACGCCCCGCCCTGCTCGCCGGGTCGAACGAGCTGAAGGCCAAGGTCAAGGAGGCGGAGGCTGCGCAAAAGGCCGCCGCGGAAGAGGTTGACCGCCTGCAGATGCTGCTGAGCAATGTGGTGGAAGGCGCCCCCGCCGGCGGCGAAGACGACTTTGTAGTGCTCGAACACGTAGGCGAACCCCGGAGCTTTGATTTCGAGCCCAAAGACCACCTAGCGCTCGGCGAAAGCCTGGGCCTTATAGATATGGAACGCGGCGCTAAGGTCAGCGGCGCGCGCTTCTACTTCCTAACCGGCTACGGGGCGTTGCTGCAGCTGGCCATGCTGAACCTAGCCGCGCAAAAGGCTGTGGCCAATGGGTTCCAGTTGATGGTGCCGCCGGTGCTGGTCCGCCCCGAGGTGATGTCCGGCACGGGCTTCCTCGGCGCGCACTCGGACGAGATCTATTACCTCCCACAGGATGACCTATACCTGGTGGGCACCTCCGAGGTGGCGCTCGCGGGCTACCACCAGGGCGAGATCATTGACCTTTCCGCGGGGCCGAAGCGCTACGCCGGTTGGTCCTCCTGTTTCCGCCGCGAGGCCGGCTCCCACGGCAAGGACACCCGCGGCATTTTGCGTGTGCACCAGTTTGACAAGGTGGAAATGTTTACGTGGTGCAAGCCCGAGGAGGCCGCGGCGGAGCATCAGCGCCTGCTCAATATGGAGCGCGATATGCTCGCCGCTGTGGAGGTTCCCTACCGGATTATCGACGTCGCGGGCGGCGACCTCGGCGCGTCCGCTGCACGTAAGTTCGACACTGAGGCTTGGGTGCCCACCCAGGGAACCTACCGCGAGCTAACGTCTACTTCGAATTGCACCACGTTCCAGGCGCGGCGTCTTCAAGTACGGTATCGCGACGACGCTGGCCGCACGCAAACCTGTGCCACCCTTAACGGCACGCTGGCCACCACGCGCTGGTTGGTCGCCATCCTGGAAAACAATCAGCAGGCCGATGGTTCCGTGCTGGTGCCCAAGGCGCTGCAACCGTTCCTCGGGCGCGAGGTTTTGGAGCCCGTGAAGTAA
- a CDS encoding GntR family transcriptional regulator, with amino-acid sequence MAENLVARQLTDGSKPKHAQLREILEEICATQLSPGDMLPGERVLEETYGVSRITVRRAIGDLVAAGTLKRARGKGTFVAPSPLVSRLNLASFSSEMSAQHLKASSKILLAARGHAPKDVQSFFDSDAAHTHLRRLRLGDDRPYAIDDGWYNSTFAPGLLENDVYNSVYAILDNEYGMPVTDAEQTATAINADEETGKLLDVEPGTALLRIVRQSFSGTKPIEWCTSLYRTDRYALKTHVSRTRDSGHPATDSAISGA; translated from the coding sequence ATGGCCGAAAATCTGGTGGCGAGGCAATTAACTGACGGTTCGAAACCCAAGCATGCGCAATTGCGCGAAATCCTTGAAGAGATTTGCGCAACCCAGCTTTCCCCCGGGGACATGCTCCCCGGGGAACGCGTGTTAGAGGAAACCTACGGCGTCAGCCGTATAACGGTGCGCCGGGCGATCGGGGACCTGGTCGCGGCGGGGACGTTGAAACGCGCCCGCGGCAAGGGCACGTTTGTGGCCCCGAGCCCGCTGGTTTCGCGCCTGAACCTGGCCTCGTTTTCTTCGGAGATGTCGGCCCAGCACCTGAAGGCTTCCAGCAAGATTCTGCTTGCCGCCCGCGGGCACGCGCCGAAGGATGTGCAGAGCTTCTTCGATTCGGATGCCGCGCACACGCATCTGCGTCGCCTGCGCCTCGGCGATGACCGCCCGTACGCCATTGACGATGGCTGGTATAACAGCACGTTCGCCCCCGGTCTGCTGGAAAATGACGTTTATAATTCCGTGTACGCGATCCTGGATAACGAGTACGGCATGCCCGTCACCGACGCCGAGCAAACCGCCACCGCCATCAATGCCGACGAGGAGACGGGGAAGCTTCTCGACGTCGAGCCGGGGACAGCGTTGTTGCGCATCGTGCGGCAGTCCTTTTCCGGCACCAAGCCGATCGAATGGTGCACTTCCTTGTACCGGACTGATAGGTACGCCCTGAAAACTCATGTATCGCGCACAAGGGATTCAGGCCATCCGGCTACCGACTCAGCTATTAGTGGTGCATGA
- a CDS encoding septum formation family protein: protein MNTIRTATTVRLTLAAAVVAVAGFAITRFATPTNEPQFETPDGVAPFTTADVGACLTWEIQNGALKNFEQTDCAQKHRFEVSYRENLATYPSSEFGPNAPLPDVTRQAQLREELCRQPTVDYLQGKYDPNGRYSIAPILPPPDAWKNGDRTMLCGLQVTDDNGNLQLTTGRATEQDQARIAQTGECVRVDAAQATHVVACDQPHTYEVTGVVDLAVHFPDHAPSIEEQDAFLKDHCTQVSLDYIGGDDALYNSTLQSFWTTIPVNSWAGGTHTVNCSLIKANPEGGFATLKGSAKGEFLINDAPPPPQPTRNPLRSERPQQ from the coding sequence ATGAATACCATACGTACTGCAACGACCGTGCGCTTAACGCTGGCAGCCGCTGTTGTGGCGGTTGCCGGGTTCGCCATTACGCGATTTGCCACGCCCACGAACGAGCCTCAGTTTGAGACCCCCGATGGGGTGGCCCCGTTTACCACGGCTGATGTGGGCGCGTGCCTTACCTGGGAGATTCAAAACGGCGCCCTGAAAAACTTTGAGCAGACGGACTGCGCGCAGAAGCACCGGTTTGAGGTTTCCTACCGGGAGAATCTGGCCACCTATCCGTCGAGCGAGTTCGGTCCGAACGCGCCGTTGCCGGACGTGACCCGGCAGGCCCAGCTGCGCGAGGAGTTGTGCCGCCAGCCCACCGTCGATTATTTGCAGGGCAAGTATGACCCGAACGGTAGGTATTCCATCGCCCCGATCCTGCCGCCCCCGGACGCGTGGAAGAATGGGGACCGCACCATGCTGTGTGGTTTGCAGGTCACCGACGATAATGGCAATTTGCAGCTCACCACCGGCCGCGCCACCGAGCAGGACCAGGCCCGCATTGCGCAGACCGGGGAGTGCGTGCGTGTCGACGCCGCGCAGGCCACCCACGTCGTCGCCTGCGACCAGCCGCACACCTACGAAGTGACCGGTGTGGTGGACCTTGCGGTGCATTTCCCCGACCATGCCCCGAGTATCGAGGAGCAGGATGCGTTCCTGAAAGACCATTGCACGCAGGTGAGCTTGGACTATATCGGCGGCGATGATGCCTTGTATAACTCCACCTTGCAGAGTTTCTGGACCACCATCCCGGTAAATTCCTGGGCCGGCGGCACGCATACCGTGAATTGTTCCTTGATTAAGGCCAACCCCGAGGGCGGTTTCGCCACGCTGAAGGGCAGCGCCAAGGGAGAGTTTTTGATTAACGACGCCCCGCCCCCGCCGCAGCCGACCCGCAACCCGCTCCGTAGCGAACGCCCCCAGCAATGA
- a CDS encoding metallopeptidase family protein produces the protein MIQVSDERFEELVDLGLDQIPEKFVRHMNNTVILIGTYHPESPYILGFYEGVALPERTFSNSGHLPDAITIYKNALEDMCSTEEELIEQVKITVIHEVGHHFGLDDDDLHALGWG, from the coding sequence ATGATCCAGGTCAGTGACGAACGCTTCGAAGAACTCGTGGATTTGGGCCTCGATCAAATCCCCGAGAAGTTCGTGCGCCACATGAATAATACGGTGATCCTGATCGGGACCTATCACCCCGAATCGCCCTATATCCTGGGTTTTTACGAGGGTGTGGCGTTGCCGGAGCGGACGTTTAGCAATTCCGGCCACCTTCCGGACGCCATCACGATATATAAAAACGCCCTCGAGGACATGTGCAGCACCGAGGAGGAGCTTATCGAGCAGGTCAAGATCACCGTCATCCACGAGGTGGGCCACCACTTCGGCCTGGATGACGATGACCTTCACGCCCTGGGCTGGGGCTAA